The following proteins are co-located in the Candidatus Protochlamydia naegleriophila genome:
- a CDS encoding nucleotidyl transferase AbiEii/AbiGii toxin family protein encodes MTSDLEKSFKAKLRAIAKEKNRDPADLWQTLTLERFLVRLAKSEYRKHFVLKGGILLSKYIEIGRETTDLDFLAKKISNEVNGLKIVFEKITSIDIQDGFLFQEIKISELTHPHMGYPGVEVSMIAHFGKTRFKVAIDIGFGDIVDSIEYSIPLTKSSKGSLFEGNVTLPCYPKEFIFAEKLETVIHRGSFNSRMKDFHDLYSMISSQPSLGNIEEIIRMVFEHRETELALPITYEADELNRLQNFWNEYLRNLRAENLAPLPENIADVIAKINHWLQLNTRLLVALNM; translated from the coding sequence ATGACATCAGATTTAGAAAAATCCTTTAAAGCCAAGCTACGCGCAATCGCAAAAGAAAAAAATCGCGATCCGGCAGATCTTTGGCAAACTCTGACGCTAGAACGTTTTCTCGTACGCCTGGCTAAATCAGAGTACCGCAAGCATTTTGTTTTGAAGGGAGGCATTCTCCTATCAAAGTATATAGAAATTGGAAGGGAAACAACCGATTTAGATTTTCTTGCAAAGAAAATAAGCAATGAAGTCAACGGTCTCAAGATCGTTTTTGAGAAAATCACAAGCATAGACATACAAGATGGCTTTCTATTTCAAGAAATTAAAATCAGCGAACTTACCCACCCACATATGGGATATCCAGGAGTGGAAGTATCGATGATAGCTCATTTTGGAAAAACAAGGTTTAAAGTCGCAATCGATATTGGCTTTGGTGATATTGTCGATTCTATTGAATACTCGATTCCTCTTACAAAATCCTCTAAAGGCAGTCTTTTCGAAGGGAATGTTACGCTCCCCTGCTATCCAAAAGAATTCATTTTTGCTGAGAAGTTGGAGACAGTTATCCATCGCGGCTCATTCAATAGTCGCATGAAGGACTTTCACGACCTTTACTCCATGATCTCCTCTCAGCCATCCCTTGGTAACATTGAAGAGATTATCCGTATGGTATTTGAGCATCGAGAAACAGAGCTTGCTTTGCCAATTACTTATGAGGCGGATGAATTGAACCGATTACAGAATTTTTGGAATGAATACTTGAGAAACTTACGTGCAGAAAATTTAGCACCACTTCCAGAAAATATCGCTGATGTCATTGCTAAAA
- a CDS encoding type IV toxin-antitoxin system AbiEi family antitoxin domain-containing protein, with protein MRHSKYEKQLEPFQHVPFFTAEQAVDRNVPRHAITYLVKKGTLERIYPGTYRFSEYEPEVDFQWENLGLIAAGMPEGVICLISALCYYELTDQVMREIWIAIPHESYAPKRPNTKIIRMRNISLGKTEISVGEYKVKIFDQERCVVDAFRYLSKEIAIKAIQRYFQSTNYKPDPKKLGAYAKALRVNITPYILSYTT; from the coding sequence ATGAGACATTCAAAATATGAAAAGCAATTAGAGCCGTTTCAGCATGTTCCTTTCTTTACAGCTGAGCAAGCTGTGGATCGAAACGTGCCAAGGCATGCGATCACTTATTTAGTCAAAAAAGGGACTTTGGAAAGAATTTACCCAGGGACATATCGCTTCAGTGAATATGAACCTGAAGTCGACTTTCAATGGGAGAATTTAGGCCTGATAGCAGCGGGTATGCCGGAAGGAGTCATCTGTTTGATTTCTGCTCTTTGCTATTATGAATTAACAGATCAGGTGATGAGAGAAATCTGGATTGCTATTCCTCATGAATCTTATGCTCCTAAAAGGCCAAATACAAAAATCATCAGAATGCGTAACATTTCCCTTGGAAAAACCGAAATTTCTGTTGGGGAATATAAGGTCAAAATTTTTGATCAGGAGCGTTGCGTGGTTGATGCCTTTCGCTACTTAAGCAAGGAGATTGCTATAAAGGCCATTCAAAGATATTTCCAAAGTACAAATTATAAGCCTGATCCCAAGAAACTAGGCGCATATGCAAAGGCATTACGTGTAAACATTACCCCTTATATTTTATCGTATACAACATGA
- a CDS encoding MarR family winged helix-turn-helix transcriptional regulator, protein MAQADISFDYPDQSPGFLLWQVTNLWQKIQRKALSELNLTHVQCALLAGIGFLEDRKETVNQAALSKHVGADVMMTSQVIRTLETKGLVQRERGISDPRAFSLSLTEKGRALAAEALKIVEQVDGRFFDCINKHKRNLVDVLNSLKVNENGI, encoded by the coding sequence ATGGCACAGGCTGATATAAGTTTTGATTATCCCGATCAAAGTCCAGGTTTTCTACTTTGGCAGGTGACTAACTTATGGCAAAAAATCCAGAGAAAGGCCCTGTCCGAATTGAATTTAACTCACGTCCAATGTGCTCTGCTCGCTGGCATTGGGTTTTTAGAAGATCGCAAAGAAACTGTAAATCAAGCGGCATTAAGTAAACATGTAGGGGCTGATGTCATGATGACATCGCAGGTGATACGCACTCTTGAGACAAAAGGGTTAGTACAAAGAGAAAGAGGGATTTCTGATCCTAGAGCTTTTTCTCTCTCATTAACGGAGAAGGGGAGAGCCTTAGCAGCAGAAGCCTTAAAAATTGTTGAACAGGTGGATGGACGTTTCTTCGATTGCATCAACAAACACAAAAGAAACCTTGTAGATGTCTTAAACAGTTTAAAAGTTAATGAGAATGGGATCTGA
- a CDS encoding dihydrofolate reductase family protein, translating into MTKVIVYIATSQDGYIADEKGSVDWLPQTEEETGGEDYGYHAFYDSVDAIAIGRKTYDQILGFGDWPYPGKTSYIFSHCPRGTQRPDVKFVSESIPDFMKAIEEEKVKNLWMVGGSELIEAFYDEGFVDEFIVTVFPKVLKAGIPFKTLQKALKADELIREKSIDYGSGVHQEYYKLKK; encoded by the coding sequence ATGACAAAAGTGATTGTTTATATTGCAACAAGCCAAGACGGATACATTGCCGATGAAAAGGGAAGTGTGGATTGGTTGCCTCAGACTGAGGAGGAAACAGGCGGCGAAGATTATGGCTATCATGCCTTTTATGATTCCGTAGATGCAATAGCAATTGGGCGAAAAACATACGATCAAATTCTAGGATTTGGCGATTGGCCTTATCCAGGAAAAACCTCCTATATTTTCTCCCATTGTCCCAGGGGAACTCAACGTCCAGATGTTAAATTTGTTTCAGAAAGTATTCCTGATTTTATGAAGGCGATCGAAGAAGAGAAGGTAAAGAACCTTTGGATGGTAGGAGGCTCTGAATTGATTGAAGCGTTCTATGATGAGGGTTTTGTAGATGAATTTATCGTGACAGTATTTCCGAAGGTTCTCAAGGCTGGCATTCCTTTCAAAACTCTACAAAAAGCTTTGAAGGCTGATGAACTTATCAGAGAAAAATCGATTGATTATGGCTCTGGAGTGCACCAGGAATATTACAAATTAAAAAAATAG
- a CDS encoding RNHCP domain-containing protein: MGKKEENTPFICVIYSQHVRALENESYRNHCPFCLGSIHVDNSPSDRNSTCNGVMVACRLNYNGKKGWQIIHRCQRCGVEKTNKIAEGSPT, translated from the coding sequence ATGGGCAAAAAAGAAGAAAACACGCCTTTTATTTGTGTTATTTATAGTCAACATGTGAGGGCATTGGAGAATGAGAGTTATCGAAATCATTGTCCATTTTGCTTGGGGTCTATTCACGTAGACAATAGTCCTAGCGATAGAAATAGCACGTGCAATGGCGTAATGGTAGCTTGTCGATTGAACTACAATGGCAAAAAGGGATGGCAGATCATCCATCGATGTCAAAGATGTGGCGTCGAAAAGACAAATAAAATTGCAGAAGGTTCCCCAACCTGA
- a CDS encoding transposase, with protein MMIKDKDWEKILPLLPGGPGKQGRPPKNIRLTVEGIFWALRTGVPWRDLPKEFGSWKTVVLKM; from the coding sequence ATGATGATAAAGGACAAGGATTGGGAAAAAATCCTTCCTTTGCTTCCTGGTGGACCTGGAAAACAGGGAAGACCACCGAAGAATATACGGTTAACGGTTGAGGGAATTTTTTGGGCTTTGCGCACAGGGGTTCCTTGGAGAGACTTACCAAAAGAATTTGGTTCTTGGAAAACGGTAGTCCTAAAGATGTAA
- a CDS encoding F-box protein — translation MSLIVDQIIGYSYSCQNVNKTKKDFINILPDHIFSEIFSHLNIATLGVICCVSKKWKQLVSEPIVWKMAIYREIAFGNDKWAKYFGEDVVKDEDNREELFSLPADDFITDCKKFKAIFPETNVKDTLMLVRLPKTLNGGLTLKSLGLLARTKRFVRVTDTGYRFFYGAQRDDYKYRSIDKSQWVLMTKNIIPESVNKSYVEQQKVVADLAQKSLINYEVPGTLEAVTCIYSELFKSNTRLFHCNTKIYMRCNDIDETYREQEVIGGFGIDGIRITKASNDHPRLGVAAMRKF, via the coding sequence ATGTCTCTGATAGTAGATCAAATAATTGGATATAGTTATAGTTGTCAAAATGTTAATAAAACAAAAAAAGATTTTATTAATATACTCCCAGATCATATTTTCTCAGAAATTTTTTCTCACTTAAATATCGCTACACTTGGAGTCATTTGTTGTGTTAGCAAAAAATGGAAACAATTAGTAAGTGAACCTATTGTATGGAAGATGGCTATTTATAGAGAAATTGCTTTCGGAAATGATAAATGGGCTAAATATTTTGGGGAAGATGTTGTAAAAGACGAAGATAACAGAGAAGAGCTTTTTTCTTTACCCGCAGATGATTTCATTACGGATTGCAAAAAATTCAAAGCCATATTTCCTGAAACAAATGTCAAAGATACTCTTATGCTTGTAAGGCTTCCTAAAACTTTGAATGGTGGGCTTACCTTAAAAAGCTTGGGTCTGCTTGCAAGGACAAAACGCTTCGTTAGAGTGACTGATACAGGTTACAGATTTTTTTATGGTGCTCAACGTGATGATTACAAATATCGGTCAATCGATAAATCTCAATGGGTGTTAATGACAAAAAATATCATTCCAGAAAGCGTAAATAAAAGTTATGTTGAGCAACAAAAAGTTGTCGCTGATTTAGCTCAAAAATCTCTAATCAATTATGAAGTTCCTGGGACACTAGAAGCGGTAACTTGTATTTATTCAGAACTTTTTAAGTCAAACACACGCTTATTTCACTGTAATACAAAGATTTATATGCGCTGTAATGATATTGATGAAACATATCGTGAGCAAGAAGTTATTGGGGGCTTCGGCATAGATGGCATCCGCATCACTAAGGCAAGCAATGACCACCCCAGGCTTGGCGTTGCGGCCATGCGGAAGTTCTAA
- a CDS encoding transposase, which translates to MKENRFEGLSDDQWQVLEIFLPGEAEKRGKGKPHTPWREVCNSLLWILINGARWCDLPKGDQWASRSATHRWLGIWQANGTLEKMLTAVREQAELEGLLNFERLAADGFFFSRKRRRSAD; encoded by the coding sequence ATGAAAGAAAACCGATTTGAAGGATTGAGTGATGATCAATGGCAAGTATTAGAAATATTTTTGCCCGGAGAAGCTGAAAAGAGAGGAAAAGGTAAGCCTCATACTCCCTGGAGAGAGGTATGCAATAGCCTTCTATGGATTTTGATTAATGGAGCTAGGTGGTGCGATTTGCCAAAAGGAGATCAGTGGGCTTCAAGATCAGCAACTCATAGATGGTTAGGAATTTGGCAGGCAAATGGGACACTAGAAAAGATGTTGACAGCAGTTAGAGAGCAGGCTGAGCTTGAAGGTCTCCTCAATTTTGAAAGACTGGCTGCAGATGGTTTTTTTTTCAGCAGGAAAAGGAGGAGGTCAGCTGATTGA